The Chloroherpetonaceae bacterium genome includes a region encoding these proteins:
- the purM gene encoding phosphoribosylformylglycinamidine cyclo-ligase — MNYKSAGVDIDAGDEVVRRIKPLAKSTFTKGVLGEIGAFGGFFELDLSNFRRPVLVSSVDGVGTKLKVAAALRKFDTVGQCLVNHCVNDILVCGAKPLYFLDYYATGKLHPDDAVSVISGIAQACKENDCALIGGETAEMPGLYAEGDFDLAGTIVGIAEKEHLITGESIVAGDVLIALASTGLHTNGYSLARKIFEHRLHEYVDALGCTIGEALLRIHRSYYPVIYPLLSQYTIKGLAHITGGGLVSNTMRVIPKGLALHIDWQAWTIPTIFQLIQREGNVPDDDMRRTFNLGVGLVLIASPSEAERLLRHFQASGESAWLIGEVICA; from the coding sequence ATGAACTACAAGTCAGCAGGAGTGGATATTGACGCTGGCGATGAAGTGGTGCGCCGCATCAAGCCGCTGGCTAAATCAACTTTCACCAAAGGTGTCTTAGGGGAGATTGGTGCGTTTGGTGGCTTCTTTGAGCTGGATCTCTCTAACTTTCGGCGTCCTGTGCTGGTTTCCAGCGTCGATGGCGTCGGCACCAAGCTTAAAGTCGCCGCTGCCTTGCGCAAGTTCGATACCGTCGGTCAGTGCCTTGTCAATCACTGTGTCAATGACATTCTGGTCTGTGGCGCAAAACCTCTCTACTTTCTGGACTACTACGCTACTGGCAAGTTGCACCCTGACGACGCCGTATCGGTTATTTCGGGCATTGCTCAAGCTTGCAAGGAGAATGATTGTGCCCTCATTGGCGGCGAGACGGCCGAAATGCCCGGGTTGTATGCTGAAGGCGATTTTGACCTTGCTGGCACGATTGTCGGTATTGCTGAAAAAGAGCACCTTATCACAGGTGAATCGATTGTTGCTGGTGATGTGCTGATTGCCTTAGCTTCTACAGGCTTGCACACCAACGGCTATTCGCTTGCACGGAAAATCTTTGAGCACCGCTTGCACGAATACGTAGATGCATTAGGCTGCACAATTGGTGAGGCCCTCTTACGCATTCATCGATCGTATTACCCTGTCATTTATCCTCTGCTTTCTCAATACACCATTAAGGGTTTAGCGCACATTACAGGTGGCGGTCTTGTGAGCAACACCATGCGTGTGATTCCAAAGGGTCTGGCTCTTCATATTGATTGGCAGGCTTGGACAATTCCCACCATCTTTCAACTCATTCAGCGAGAAGGGAATGTGCCTGACGATGATATGCGCCGCACCTTTAATTTGGGCGTGGGTCTTGTTCTTATTGCTTCACCCAGCGAAGCTGAGCGTTTGCTTCGACACTTTCAAGCCAGTGGTGAATCAGCTTGGCTTATTGGCGAAGTAATTTGCGCCTAA
- the lysC gene encoding lysine-sensitive aspartokinase 3, whose translation MVVMKFGGTSVENAAAMRNVVEIVRREHLLSQQSGKAAPLVVTSACAGITNQLFALGQLAASGKKTESREALKAIKAHHQQVIADLLSGDTALLQAQLSELFEELSSIIRALTVIGELTPRLMDSIAANGELFSSLILAQAMQEAGLPAAWLDAREVLITDDHFGKAQPLDDEVRARAQTKVLPLLQAGKVVVTQGYIGATLVGQTTTLGRGGSDYSASIFGAALDAESIQIWTDVDGVMTCDPRLVPNAKRLKVMTFREAAELAYFGAKVLHPSTIRPAVQKNIPVYVLNSKRPHIEGTLITQSIQSFDGMVKSIAHKTGQVIINLTSTQMLDTYGFLYKVARVFADAQTPIDMISTSEVSISLTIGDTTNLERIIKELETIAEVEVERDVAIICVVGDNLRAAPGVAGRIFSTLAEAGINIKMISQGASEINIGFVVAEQDAPAAVRALHREFFSEVKENAIFA comes from the coding sequence ATGGTCGTGATGAAATTTGGCGGCACTTCGGTTGAAAATGCCGCTGCGATGCGCAATGTTGTTGAGATTGTTCGGCGCGAGCACCTGCTTTCGCAGCAATCAGGCAAAGCTGCACCACTGGTGGTAACCAGTGCTTGCGCTGGCATTACCAACCAGCTTTTTGCGCTAGGGCAGCTTGCCGCTTCTGGCAAGAAGACCGAGAGCCGTGAAGCACTTAAAGCCATCAAAGCACATCACCAGCAGGTGATTGCGGATTTACTTTCAGGCGACACTGCATTGCTGCAAGCTCAGCTTTCAGAGCTTTTCGAGGAGCTGTCCAGCATCATTAGAGCGCTCACGGTGATTGGTGAGCTTACGCCACGCCTGATGGACAGTATTGCCGCAAACGGCGAACTTTTCTCTTCGCTCATCTTGGCGCAAGCTATGCAGGAAGCAGGCTTGCCTGCGGCTTGGCTGGATGCGCGCGAGGTGCTCATCACCGATGACCATTTTGGAAAAGCACAGCCTCTTGACGATGAGGTGCGTGCTCGCGCACAAACAAAAGTCTTGCCGCTGCTGCAAGCAGGCAAGGTCGTGGTTACACAAGGCTACATTGGTGCAACGCTGGTAGGACAGACTACCACGCTTGGGCGCGGCGGTTCAGACTACTCTGCTTCTATTTTCGGCGCTGCACTTGATGCAGAGAGCATTCAAATCTGGACAGATGTGGATGGCGTGATGACCTGCGACCCGCGACTTGTGCCAAACGCCAAGCGACTTAAAGTCATGACTTTCCGTGAAGCGGCTGAATTAGCCTACTTTGGCGCAAAAGTCTTGCACCCCTCAACCATTCGCCCTGCGGTGCAGAAGAACATTCCAGTTTATGTCTTGAACTCTAAACGCCCACACATAGAGGGCACACTCATCACGCAATCTATCCAATCGTTTGACGGCATGGTGAAATCTATTGCGCATAAAACAGGTCAAGTCATCATTAACTTGACCTCCACTCAGATGCTAGACACTTACGGCTTTCTTTACAAAGTCGCACGTGTGTTTGCCGATGCGCAAACGCCAATTGATATGATTTCTACCAGCGAAGTGTCCATCTCGCTCACGATTGGCGACACCACCAACCTTGAACGGATTATCAAGGAGCTGGAAACTATTGCTGAGGTAGAGGTTGAGCGTGATGTGGCTATTATCTGCGTGGTGGGTGACAATCTACGCGCTGCACCAGGTGTTGCTGGGCGCATTTTCTCAACATTGGCTGAGGCTGGCATTAACATCAAGATGATTTCGCAAGGCGCATCGGAGATTAATATTGGCTTCGTGGTGGCTGAACAAGATGCGCCGGCTGCTGTGCGTGCCTTGCACCGTGAGTTTTTCTCCGAAGTGAAAGAAAACGCTATTTTCGCTTAG
- a CDS encoding nucleotide sugar dehydrogenase, translating to MSLKEKLENKSAVIGVVGLGYVGLPLAVEFARKGFRTIGIDLDKRKVGAINSDKNYIQDIKAEEFAEARRNGLKATDSYTCVRECDVIYICVPTPFTANKEPDISYILSASESIAQHLRKEQLIILKSTTFPNTTEGYVLPILARTGMKVGEDFYLAFSPERIDPGNPKWNTSNTPIVVGGVTPRCTELAALANRQIVASVHIVSSPRVAEMEKLLENIFRSVNIALVNEMAMLCDRMGGINIWEVVEAASTKPFGFMPFYPGPGIGGHCILIDPYYLAWQARAYDFQTKFITLAAETNESMPFYVRDMIMKEVARMPVTIEHAHYLFLGVAFKKNVDDIRHSPAIKVIELLMQEGAQHISYCDPHVPHFREHTTNGTVIEMHASPLTKETLNAADIVIITTDHSAFDYEMIVRESKRIIDTRNATKAVLHHREKIVLLGDGK from the coding sequence ATGTCACTCAAAGAAAAACTCGAGAATAAATCCGCTGTCATCGGCGTTGTTGGCTTGGGGTATGTCGGTCTGCCCCTTGCCGTTGAATTTGCTCGCAAAGGCTTTCGCACCATTGGCATCGACTTGGATAAGCGCAAAGTCGGTGCCATCAATTCAGATAAAAACTACATCCAAGACATTAAAGCTGAGGAATTTGCCGAAGCCAGACGAAACGGGCTTAAAGCAACTGATAGTTACACCTGTGTTCGTGAGTGCGATGTGATTTACATCTGCGTGCCCACGCCTTTTACGGCTAACAAAGAGCCTGACATTTCCTACATTCTCTCCGCTTCGGAATCCATCGCTCAGCACCTACGCAAAGAGCAGCTCATTATCCTCAAATCCACTACTTTCCCGAATACCACTGAGGGCTATGTGCTTCCGATTCTGGCGCGTACTGGAATGAAAGTGGGTGAGGACTTCTATTTAGCCTTTTCACCTGAGCGCATTGACCCAGGCAATCCGAAGTGGAATACCAGCAATACACCTATTGTTGTTGGGGGCGTTACGCCTCGTTGCACGGAACTAGCTGCACTGGCAAATAGGCAAATCGTCGCCAGCGTGCATATTGTCTCTTCGCCCCGTGTGGCTGAAATGGAAAAATTGCTCGAGAACATTTTTCGCAGCGTCAACATTGCGCTTGTCAATGAAATGGCGATGCTCTGTGACCGAATGGGCGGCATCAATATCTGGGAGGTGGTTGAAGCTGCTTCCACCAAACCCTTCGGCTTTATGCCGTTCTATCCAGGTCCTGGTATTGGTGGGCACTGCATCCTGATTGACCCCTACTACCTTGCTTGGCAAGCACGTGCCTACGATTTCCAGACCAAGTTTATCACCCTTGCCGCCGAGACCAACGAGAGTATGCCGTTTTATGTGCGCGATATGATTATGAAAGAAGTTGCTCGTATGCCTGTAACCATTGAGCATGCGCACTACCTTTTCTTAGGCGTGGCTTTCAAGAAAAACGTAGATGACATTCGCCACTCTCCTGCTATCAAGGTGATTGAACTTCTTATGCAGGAAGGCGCTCAGCATATTTCCTACTGCGATCCACACGTGCCACATTTCAGAGAACATACAACAAACGGCACAGTGATTGAAATGCACGCCTCGCCTCTCACGAAGGAAACGCTTAATGCAGCGGACATCGTCATTATCACAACAGACCACAGCGCATTTGATTACGAGATGATTGTGCGTGAATCCAAGCGCATTATTGACACGCGCAATGCTACCAAAGCCGTTCTGCACCACCGTGAAAAGATTGTGCTGTTAGGTGATGGAAAGTAG
- a CDS encoding ABC transporter ATP-binding protein, whose amino-acid sequence MVIAARDLKKTYDRVPVFEHLSFEICSGETLGIQGPNGSGKSTLMKLIAGVATPTSGTVSYLQNGMPIEKTEQIRYIGFVAPYLQFYSELTGLENVLFSLRARGIMPDMNRIKSLFEHFALSTAYQKRVQTYSSGMLQRLRLVQAFAANPPVCLLDEPTATLDESGVALLWQYLDGYRKDAILIVASNDARDFARCTQMLRIEDFKP is encoded by the coding sequence ATGGTGATAGCCGCCAGAGACCTCAAGAAAACTTACGACCGCGTCCCCGTCTTTGAGCATCTTTCGTTTGAAATATGTTCTGGTGAGACGCTCGGTATTCAGGGACCAAACGGAAGCGGAAAGTCAACTTTGATGAAGTTGATTGCTGGCGTAGCGACCCCGACCAGCGGCACGGTGAGTTACTTGCAAAACGGTATGCCAATTGAGAAAACAGAGCAAATCCGTTACATTGGGTTTGTGGCGCCGTATCTCCAGTTTTACAGTGAGCTGACAGGATTGGAAAATGTGCTATTCTCTCTGCGTGCCAGAGGCATAATGCCTGATATGAACCGAATTAAATCGCTCTTCGAACACTTTGCGCTAAGCACTGCATACCAAAAGCGAGTTCAGACCTACTCCTCTGGAATGCTACAGCGTCTTCGATTGGTGCAAGCCTTTGCCGCTAACCCCCCTGTTTGCTTGTTGGACGAGCCTACGGCGACCCTCGATGAATCTGGCGTAGCCCTGCTCTGGCAGTATCTGGATGGCTATCGCAAAGATGCGATTTTGATTGTTGCCAGTAACGATGCCCGTGATTTTGCTCGGTGCACGCAAATGTTGCGTATAGAGGATTTCAAGCCCTGA